The Ranitomeya variabilis isolate aRanVar5 chromosome 7, aRanVar5.hap1, whole genome shotgun sequence genome includes a window with the following:
- the LOC143785573 gene encoding uncharacterized protein LOC143785573 isoform X1 yields the protein MEKGESDVRGDEWRCKEEVLTDDWTNISAGHLISSYFKAEDDGFKQETYEEHSNISDIPSSLHIKELSSDSFKVLSPNSAQTFKQNKREPTRKKTISCSECEKCFTNKRNLATHRKIHTGEKLFSCSECGKCFTKKSHLVTHEIVHTGQKPFSCSECGKCFSYKSVLVNHERRHTGEKPYSCSECGKCFTDKSSLVTHQKIHTGEKPFSCSECGKCFSDKSHLIIHEIVHTGVRPFSCSECCKSFSYKSVLVKHERRHTGEKPYSCSECGKCFTDKSSLVTHQRIHTGEKPFSCSECGKCFSDKSHLISHEIVHTGEKPFSCSECGKCFTKKSLLISHEIVHTGEKPFSCSECGKCFTKKSLLIRHERCHTGEKPFSCSECGKCFSYKSDLVDHERHHTGEKPFSCSECGKCFTKKSRLISHVRRHTGEKPFSCSECGKCFTEKSHLVTHEIVHTGEKPFPCSECGKCFSYKSVLVKHERSHTGEKPFSCSECGKCFSDKSVLVDHKRRHSGEKPFSCSECGKCFTNKSNLISHERRHTGENPFSCSECGKCFTKKSHLVTHEIVHTGEKPFSCSECGKCFSYKSVLVKHERSHTGEKPYSCSKCGKCFSYKSVLVDHERSHTGEKPFSCSECGKCFSYKSVLVKHERCHTGEKPFSCSEGGKCFTKKITSC from the coding sequence ATGATTGGACCAACATCTCTGCAGGACATCTGATATCTTCGTATTTTAAAGCAGAAGATGATGGCTTCAAACAAGAAACATATGAAGAGCATAGCAACAtctcagatataccatcatcccttcatatCAAAGAACTATCATCTGATTCTTTTAAAGTACTATCTCCTAATTCAGCACAGACTTTCAAGCAAAATAAAAGAGAGCCCACAAGAAAGAAGAcaatttcatgctcagaatgtgagaaatgttttacaaataaaaGGAATCTTGCTACACATagaaaaattcacacaggagagaagctattttcatgttcagaatgtggcaaatgttttactaAGAAATCTCATCTTGTTACCCATGAGATTGTTCACACCGgacagaagccattttcatgttcagaatgtggcaaatgtttttctTACAAATCAGTTCTTGTTAACCATGAGAGACGTCAcaccggagagaagccatattcatgttcagaatgtgggaaatgtttcacagATAAATCATCTCTCGTTACACATCAAAAAATTCATactggagagaagccattttcatgttcagaatgtgggaaatgttttagtgatAAATCTCATCTTATTATCCATGAGATTGTTCACACCGGAGtaaggccattttcatgttcagaatgctgCAAAAGTTTTTCTTACAAATCAGTTCTTGTTAAGCATGAGAGACGTCAcaccggagagaagccatattcatgttcagaatgtgggaaatgtttcacagataaatcatctcttgttacacatcaaagaattcatacaggagagaagccattttcttgttcagaatgtgggaaatgttttagtgatAAATCTCATCTTATTAGCCATGAGATTGTTCACAccggagagaaaccattttcatgttcggaatgtggcaaatgttttactaAGAAATCTCTTCTTATTAGCCATGAGATTGTTCAcaccggagagaagccattttcatgttcagaatgtggcaaatgttttactaAGAAATCTCTTCTTATTAGACATGAGAGATGTCAcaccggagagaagccattttcatgttcagaatgtgggaaatgtttttcgtaCAAATCTGATCTTGTTGACCATGAGAGACATCACACcggtgagaagccattttcatgttcagaatgtggcaaatgttttactaAGAAATCTCGTCTTATTAGCCATGTGAGAcgtcacactggagagaagccattttcatgttcagaatgtggcaaatgttttactgAGAAATCTCATCTTGTTACCCATGAGATTGTTCACACCGGAGAGAAgccatttccatgttcagaatgtgggaaatgtttttcttaCAAATCAGTTCTTGTTAAGCATGAGAGAAGTCAcaccggagagaagccattttcatgttcagaatgtgggaaatgtttttctgaCAAATCAGTTCTTGTTGACCATAAGAGACGTCACtccggagagaagccattttcatgttcagaatgtgggaaatgttttactaacAAATCTAATCTTATTAGCCATGAGAGACGTCACACCGGAGAGaatccattttcatgttcagaatgtgggaaatgttttactaagaAATCTCATCTTGTTACCCATGAGATtgttcacactggagagaagccattttcatgttcagaatgtggcaaatgtttttctTACAAATCAGTTCTTGTTAAGCATGAGAGAAGTCAcaccggagagaagccatattcatgttcaaaatgtggcaaatgtttttctTACAAATCAGTTCTTGTTGACCATGAGAGAAGTCAcaccggagagaagccattttcatgttcagaatgtgggaaatgtttttcttaCAAATCAGTTCTTGTTAAGCATGAGAGAtgtcacactggagagaagccattttcatgttcagaaggtgggaaatgttttactaaaaaaatcacatcttgttag